In one Sander lucioperca isolate FBNREF2018 chromosome 7, SLUC_FBN_1.2, whole genome shotgun sequence genomic region, the following are encoded:
- the selenoo1 gene encoding selenoprotein O1: MAYLGPRLGQSRIFIPCVSAFRLLGTVGMADMGLAMSRSPLERLDFDNVALKKLPLDSSEEPGVRQVKGACFSLVKPQPLTKPRFVAVSHEALALLGLNGEEVMNDPLGPEYLSGSKVMPGSEPAAHCYCGHQFGQFAGQLGDGAACYLGEVKVPPGQDPKLLRENPSGRWEIQVKGAGLTPFSRTADGRKVLRSSIREFLCSEVMFFLGVPTTRAGSVVTSDSRVVRDVYYSGNPRHERCSVVVRIAPTFLRFGSFEIFKRADEHTGRQGPSYGRDEIRGQMMDYVIEMFYPEIQQNHPDRVERNVAFFKEVMLRTARLVALWQCVGFCHGVLNTDNMSILGLTLDYGPYGFMDRFDPDFICNASDNSGRYSYQAQPAICRWNLVKLAEALAPELPPDRAEAVMDEYLDLYNGFYLENMRKKLGLLKKDEPEDEILITELLQTMHNTGADFTNTFRSLSQISCPTEGESEGEEELVKKATDLLLEQCASSEELKAANKPTMDPRELAMLLSMAQSNPALFQMISDRTTIARQLERLSKLKDLMETSQEELKTQQAEEWSRWITRYRKRLSREMEGQSDVQAVQEERVTVMDGTNPRVVLRNYIAQNAIEAAENGDFSEVQRVLKVLEKPFSSQPGLELPAWVGGGPATERGERDEGEEQLQESASTARNPVPYDSKPPAWAHEICVTUSS, encoded by the exons ATGGCTTATTTAGGACCTCGGCTGGGACAGTCACGCATCTTTATCCCCTGTGTGTCCGCATTCAGACTCCTCGGTACGGTCGGGATGGCTGACATGGGTCTGGCGATGAGTCGTTCCCCGCTGGAGCGGCTCGACTTCGACAACGTCGCCCTCAAGAAACTTCCCCTGGACTCGTCCGAGGAACCCGGGGTGCGACAGGTGAAAGGAGCGTGTTTCTCTCTGGTGAAGCCGCAGCCGCTGACCAAGCCTCGGTTCGTGGCTGTGTCACACGAAGCCCTGGCGCTGCTGGGGCTCAACGGAGAGGAAGTCATGAACGATCCGCTCGGGCCAGAGTATCTTAGCGGATCCAAAGTCATGCCCGGATCCGAGCCCGCAGCTCACTGCTACTGCGGCCACCAGTTCGGCCAGTTCGCCGGGCAGCTGGGCGACGGGGCAGCCTGTTACTTGGGGGAGGTGAAGGTGCCACCCGGCCAAGATCCCAAACTGCTGCGGGAAAACCCGAGCGGCCGGTGGGAGATTCAGGTGAAAGGAGCTGGATTGACTCCTTTTTCCAG AACAGCTGATGGGCGCAAGGTCCTGCGCTCCAGTATAAGAGAGTTCCTGTGCAGCGAGGTGATGTTCTTCCTGGGTGTTCCCACCACCAGAGCAGGCTCCGTGGTGACCTCGGACAGCAGGGTAGTACGAGATGTGTACTACAGCGGGAACCCTCGCCATGAGAGGTGCTCTGTGGTCGTCCGAATTGCTCCCACCTTCCTCAG GTTTGGATCCTTTGAGATCTTCAAGCGCGCCGACGAGCACACAGGCCGCCAGGGTCCCAGCTACGGACGTGATGAGATCCGAGGTCAGATGATGGATTATGTCATTGAGATGTTTTACCCTGAGATCCAGCAGAATCACCCAGATAGGGTGGAGAGGAACGTGGCTTTCTTCAAAGAG GTGATGCTGCGCACGGCTCGACTGGTGGCTCTGTGGCAGTGTGTAGGTTTCTGCCACGGAGTCCTGAACACAGACAACATGAGCATCCTGGGACTCACGCTGGACTATGGTCCATACGGCTTTATGGACAG GTTTGACCCAGATTTCATTTGCAATGCCTCCGACAACTCCGGCCGGTACTCCTACCAGGCCCAGCCAGCTATCTGCAGGTGGAACCTGGTGAAGCTGGCGGAGGCTCTTGCTCCAGAGCTGCCCCCCGACCGGGCTGAGGCCGTTATGGACGAGTACCTGGACCTGTATAATGGCTTCTACCTAGAGAACATGAGGAAGAAGCTAGGCCTATTGAAGAAGGACGAGCCCGAGGACGAGATCCTGAtcacggagctgctgcagacCATGCACAACACAG GTGCTGACTTCACCAACACCTTCCGTAGCTTGAGTCAGATTTCCTGTCCCACTGAGGGAGAAAGTGAGGGAGAAGAGGAGCTTGTCAAGAAAGCCACAGACCTCCTGCTGGAGCAGTGTGCCTCCTCAGAGGAGCTCAAGGCTGCCAACAAACCCACTATGGATCCACG TGAGCTGGCGATGCTGCTCTCTATGGCTCAGAGCAACCCAGCGCTGTTCCAGATGATCTCAGACCGGACGACAATTGCAAGGCAGTTAGAGAGACTCAGCAAACTGAAAGACCTGATGGAGACCAGCCAGGAAGAGCTGAAAACCCAACAGGCGGAGGAGTGGAGCCGCTGGATCACACGCTATAG GAAGCGTCTGTCTCGGGAGATGGAAGGCCAGAGCGACGTGCAGGCCGTGCAGGAGGAGAGGGTGACGGTGATGGACGGCACCAACCCTCGTGTGGTGCTCCGGAACTACATTGCCCAGAATGCAATTGAGGCCGCTGAGAATGGAGATTTCTCTGAG GTCCAGCGAGTCCTCAAGGTTCTGGAGAAGCCCTTCTCTTCGCAGCCGGGTCTGGAGCTTCCTGCATGGGTGGGCGGAGGCCCGGCCACCGAacggggagagagggatgaaggaGAGGAGCAACTGCAAGAGTCTGCATCCACAGCCAGAAATCCTGTTCCCTATGACAGCAAGCCCCCAGCTTGGGCCCATGAAATCTGTGTCACATGATCTTCATAA